The following coding sequences are from one Musa acuminata AAA Group cultivar baxijiao chromosome BXJ1-6, Cavendish_Baxijiao_AAA, whole genome shotgun sequence window:
- the LOC135676284 gene encoding probable trehalose-phosphate phosphatase H isoform X1 — protein sequence MIPYKHAQVSYSSHGCVHSTKQMGLERLRAQEIETNSTEKEVIDENEERIAKMSSRDCRCDEPTRELQSNEDEVESSAEEAYAAWMVKHPSALIAFDRMMSIAKEKMVVVFLDYDGTLSPIVDDPDRAFMSDSMRSAVNKVAQYFPTCIISGRRRDKVYEFVKLTNVYYVGSHGMDIMAPLKPVDEIDSTLHEQAIKEKGNEGVLFQPAEEYLPMIEEVYSELKEKTKEIQGVLIENNKFCISVHFRRVDEEDWSLLENQVMDTMKNYPALLITRGRKVIEIRPSIKWDKGRALEYLLETLGFGNNDKTLPLYIGDDRTDEDAFKILQRRGQGYPIIVSSVPKDTEASYSLRDPSEVMSFLLHLFRWKKDSS from the exons ATGATACCGTACAAGCATGCACAAGTCTCATATAGTTCCCATGGCTGCGTGCATAGTACCAAGCAAATGGGTCTCGAGCGACTGCGAGCGCAAGAAATAGAAACCAATTCTACGGAGAAAGAAGTAATCGATGAGAACGAAGAGCGCATCGCGAAGATGAGCTCGAGAGATTGTCGTTGTGATGAACCAACACGAGAGCTGCAGTctaatgaagatgaagtggagagcAGTGCGGAGGAAGCATATGCTGCATGGATG GTGAAGCATCCTTCAGCACTCATCGCATTTGATCGAATGATGAGCATAGCAAAGGAGAAAATGGTGGTTGTCTTCCTCGATTACGACGGAACCCTATCACCCATAGTCGATGATCCTGATCGTGCATTCATGTCCGACTCG ATGCGTTCCGCGGTCAACAAAGTAGCGCAATATTTCCCAACTTGCATCATCAGTGGAAGGAGAAGAGATAAG GTATATGAGTTTGTCAAATTGACTAATGTTTACTATGTTGGAAGTCATGGAATGGATATCATGGCACCATTGAAACCAGTTGATGAAATAGATTCTACACTTCATGAGCAAGCAATCAAGGAAAAG GGAAATGAAGGGGTCCTCTTTCAACCAGCTGAAGAGTATTTACCCATGATTGAAGAG gtatactcCGAGTTGAAGGAGAAGACAAAAGAAATACAAGGAGTATTAATTGAGAATAACAAATTTTGCATTAGTGTCCATTTTCGTCGAGTCGATGAAGAG GATTGGAGTTTGCTTGAAAACCAAGTGATGGATACCATGAAGAACTATCCAGCTTTGCTCATCACAAGAGGTAGGAAG GTTATTGAGATCCGACCATCAATTAAGTGGGATAAAGGTCGAGCTCTTGAATATTTACTTGAAACCTTAGGATTTGGAAATAATGATAAAACACTTCCACTATATATCGGAGATGATCGAACCGATGAAGACGCATTTAAG ATATTGCAAAGGAGAGGTCAAGGGTATCCTATCATTGTATCTTCTGTTCCTAAAGATACCGAAGCTTCCTACTCCTTGAGAGATCCATCAGAAGTCATGTCTTTCCTCTTACATCTTTTTAGATGGAAGAAAGACTCTTCCTAA
- the LOC135676284 gene encoding probable trehalose-phosphate phosphatase G isoform X5 has translation MIPYKHAQVSYSSHGCVHSTKQMGLERLRAQEIETNSTEKEVIDENEERIAKMSSRDCRCDEPTRELQSNEDEVESSAEEAYAAWMVKHPSALIAFDRMMSIAKEKMVVVFLDYDGTLSPIVDDPDRAFMSDSMRSAVNKVAQYFPTCIISGRRRDKVYEFVKLTNVYYVGSHGMDIMAPLKPVDEIDSTLHEQAIKEKGNEGVLFQPAEEYLPMIEEVYSELKEKTKEIQGVLIENNKFCISVHFRRVDEEDWSLLENQVMDTMKNYPALLITRGY, from the exons ATGATACCGTACAAGCATGCACAAGTCTCATATAGTTCCCATGGCTGCGTGCATAGTACCAAGCAAATGGGTCTCGAGCGACTGCGAGCGCAAGAAATAGAAACCAATTCTACGGAGAAAGAAGTAATCGATGAGAACGAAGAGCGCATCGCGAAGATGAGCTCGAGAGATTGTCGTTGTGATGAACCAACACGAGAGCTGCAGTctaatgaagatgaagtggagagcAGTGCGGAGGAAGCATATGCTGCATGGATG GTGAAGCATCCTTCAGCACTCATCGCATTTGATCGAATGATGAGCATAGCAAAGGAGAAAATGGTGGTTGTCTTCCTCGATTACGACGGAACCCTATCACCCATAGTCGATGATCCTGATCGTGCATTCATGTCCGACTCG ATGCGTTCCGCGGTCAACAAAGTAGCGCAATATTTCCCAACTTGCATCATCAGTGGAAGGAGAAGAGATAAG GTATATGAGTTTGTCAAATTGACTAATGTTTACTATGTTGGAAGTCATGGAATGGATATCATGGCACCATTGAAACCAGTTGATGAAATAGATTCTACACTTCATGAGCAAGCAATCAAGGAAAAG GGAAATGAAGGGGTCCTCTTTCAACCAGCTGAAGAGTATTTACCCATGATTGAAGAG gtatactcCGAGTTGAAGGAGAAGACAAAAGAAATACAAGGAGTATTAATTGAGAATAACAAATTTTGCATTAGTGTCCATTTTCGTCGAGTCGATGAAGAG GATTGGAGTTTGCTTGAAAACCAAGTGATGGATACCATGAAGAACTATCCAGCTTTGCTCATCACAAGAG GTTATTGA
- the LOC135676284 gene encoding probable trehalose-phosphate phosphatase 6 isoform X3 yields the protein MIPYKHAQVSYSSHGCVHSTKQMGLERLRAQEIETNSTEKEVIDENEERIAKMSSRDCRCDEPTRELQSNEDEVESSAEEAYAAWMVKHPSALIAFDRMMSIAKEKMVVVFLDYDGTLSPIVDDPDRAFMSDSMRSAVNKVAQYFPTCIISGRRRDKVYEFVKLTNVYYVGSHGMDIMAPLKPVDEIDSTLHEQAIKEKGNEGVLFQPAEEYLPMIEEDWSLLENQVMDTMKNYPALLITRGRKVIEIRPSIKWDKGRALEYLLETLGFGNNDKTLPLYIGDDRTDEDAFKILQRRGQGYPIIVSSVPKDTEASYSLRDPSEVMSFLLHLFRWKKDSS from the exons ATGATACCGTACAAGCATGCACAAGTCTCATATAGTTCCCATGGCTGCGTGCATAGTACCAAGCAAATGGGTCTCGAGCGACTGCGAGCGCAAGAAATAGAAACCAATTCTACGGAGAAAGAAGTAATCGATGAGAACGAAGAGCGCATCGCGAAGATGAGCTCGAGAGATTGTCGTTGTGATGAACCAACACGAGAGCTGCAGTctaatgaagatgaagtggagagcAGTGCGGAGGAAGCATATGCTGCATGGATG GTGAAGCATCCTTCAGCACTCATCGCATTTGATCGAATGATGAGCATAGCAAAGGAGAAAATGGTGGTTGTCTTCCTCGATTACGACGGAACCCTATCACCCATAGTCGATGATCCTGATCGTGCATTCATGTCCGACTCG ATGCGTTCCGCGGTCAACAAAGTAGCGCAATATTTCCCAACTTGCATCATCAGTGGAAGGAGAAGAGATAAG GTATATGAGTTTGTCAAATTGACTAATGTTTACTATGTTGGAAGTCATGGAATGGATATCATGGCACCATTGAAACCAGTTGATGAAATAGATTCTACACTTCATGAGCAAGCAATCAAGGAAAAG GGAAATGAAGGGGTCCTCTTTCAACCAGCTGAAGAGTATTTACCCATGATTGAAGAG GATTGGAGTTTGCTTGAAAACCAAGTGATGGATACCATGAAGAACTATCCAGCTTTGCTCATCACAAGAGGTAGGAAG GTTATTGAGATCCGACCATCAATTAAGTGGGATAAAGGTCGAGCTCTTGAATATTTACTTGAAACCTTAGGATTTGGAAATAATGATAAAACACTTCCACTATATATCGGAGATGATCGAACCGATGAAGACGCATTTAAG ATATTGCAAAGGAGAGGTCAAGGGTATCCTATCATTGTATCTTCTGTTCCTAAAGATACCGAAGCTTCCTACTCCTTGAGAGATCCATCAGAAGTCATGTCTTTCCTCTTACATCTTTTTAGATGGAAGAAAGACTCTTCCTAA
- the LOC135676284 gene encoding probable trehalose-phosphate phosphatase 1 isoform X4 codes for MIPYKHAQVSYSSHGCVHSTKQMGLERLRAQEIETNSTEKEVIDENEERIAKMSSRDCRCDEPTRELQSNEDEVESSAEEAYAAWMVKHPSALIAFDRMMSIAKEKMVVVFLDYDGTLSPIVDDPDRAFMSDSMRSAVNKVAQYFPTCIISGRRRDKVYEFVKLTNVYYVGSHGMDIMAPLKPVDEIDSTLHEQAIKEKDWSLLENQVMDTMKNYPALLITRGRKVIEIRPSIKWDKGRALEYLLETLGFGNNDKTLPLYIGDDRTDEDAFKILQRRGQGYPIIVSSVPKDTEASYSLRDPSEVMSFLLHLFRWKKDSS; via the exons ATGATACCGTACAAGCATGCACAAGTCTCATATAGTTCCCATGGCTGCGTGCATAGTACCAAGCAAATGGGTCTCGAGCGACTGCGAGCGCAAGAAATAGAAACCAATTCTACGGAGAAAGAAGTAATCGATGAGAACGAAGAGCGCATCGCGAAGATGAGCTCGAGAGATTGTCGTTGTGATGAACCAACACGAGAGCTGCAGTctaatgaagatgaagtggagagcAGTGCGGAGGAAGCATATGCTGCATGGATG GTGAAGCATCCTTCAGCACTCATCGCATTTGATCGAATGATGAGCATAGCAAAGGAGAAAATGGTGGTTGTCTTCCTCGATTACGACGGAACCCTATCACCCATAGTCGATGATCCTGATCGTGCATTCATGTCCGACTCG ATGCGTTCCGCGGTCAACAAAGTAGCGCAATATTTCCCAACTTGCATCATCAGTGGAAGGAGAAGAGATAAG GTATATGAGTTTGTCAAATTGACTAATGTTTACTATGTTGGAAGTCATGGAATGGATATCATGGCACCATTGAAACCAGTTGATGAAATAGATTCTACACTTCATGAGCAAGCAATCAAGGAAAAG GATTGGAGTTTGCTTGAAAACCAAGTGATGGATACCATGAAGAACTATCCAGCTTTGCTCATCACAAGAGGTAGGAAG GTTATTGAGATCCGACCATCAATTAAGTGGGATAAAGGTCGAGCTCTTGAATATTTACTTGAAACCTTAGGATTTGGAAATAATGATAAAACACTTCCACTATATATCGGAGATGATCGAACCGATGAAGACGCATTTAAG ATATTGCAAAGGAGAGGTCAAGGGTATCCTATCATTGTATCTTCTGTTCCTAAAGATACCGAAGCTTCCTACTCCTTGAGAGATCCATCAGAAGTCATGTCTTTCCTCTTACATCTTTTTAGATGGAAGAAAGACTCTTCCTAA
- the LOC135676284 gene encoding probable trehalose-phosphate phosphatase 6 isoform X2 has protein sequence MGLERLRAQEIETNSTEKEVIDENEERIAKMSSRDCRCDEPTRELQSNEDEVESSAEEAYAAWMVKHPSALIAFDRMMSIAKEKMVVVFLDYDGTLSPIVDDPDRAFMSDSMRSAVNKVAQYFPTCIISGRRRDKVYEFVKLTNVYYVGSHGMDIMAPLKPVDEIDSTLHEQAIKEKGNEGVLFQPAEEYLPMIEEVYSELKEKTKEIQGVLIENNKFCISVHFRRVDEEDWSLLENQVMDTMKNYPALLITRGRKVIEIRPSIKWDKGRALEYLLETLGFGNNDKTLPLYIGDDRTDEDAFKILQRRGQGYPIIVSSVPKDTEASYSLRDPSEVMSFLLHLFRWKKDSS, from the exons ATGGGTCTCGAGCGACTGCGAGCGCAAGAAATAGAAACCAATTCTACGGAGAAAGAAGTAATCGATGAGAACGAAGAGCGCATCGCGAAGATGAGCTCGAGAGATTGTCGTTGTGATGAACCAACACGAGAGCTGCAGTctaatgaagatgaagtggagagcAGTGCGGAGGAAGCATATGCTGCATGGATG GTGAAGCATCCTTCAGCACTCATCGCATTTGATCGAATGATGAGCATAGCAAAGGAGAAAATGGTGGTTGTCTTCCTCGATTACGACGGAACCCTATCACCCATAGTCGATGATCCTGATCGTGCATTCATGTCCGACTCG ATGCGTTCCGCGGTCAACAAAGTAGCGCAATATTTCCCAACTTGCATCATCAGTGGAAGGAGAAGAGATAAG GTATATGAGTTTGTCAAATTGACTAATGTTTACTATGTTGGAAGTCATGGAATGGATATCATGGCACCATTGAAACCAGTTGATGAAATAGATTCTACACTTCATGAGCAAGCAATCAAGGAAAAG GGAAATGAAGGGGTCCTCTTTCAACCAGCTGAAGAGTATTTACCCATGATTGAAGAG gtatactcCGAGTTGAAGGAGAAGACAAAAGAAATACAAGGAGTATTAATTGAGAATAACAAATTTTGCATTAGTGTCCATTTTCGTCGAGTCGATGAAGAG GATTGGAGTTTGCTTGAAAACCAAGTGATGGATACCATGAAGAACTATCCAGCTTTGCTCATCACAAGAGGTAGGAAG GTTATTGAGATCCGACCATCAATTAAGTGGGATAAAGGTCGAGCTCTTGAATATTTACTTGAAACCTTAGGATTTGGAAATAATGATAAAACACTTCCACTATATATCGGAGATGATCGAACCGATGAAGACGCATTTAAG ATATTGCAAAGGAGAGGTCAAGGGTATCCTATCATTGTATCTTCTGTTCCTAAAGATACCGAAGCTTCCTACTCCTTGAGAGATCCATCAGAAGTCATGTCTTTCCTCTTACATCTTTTTAGATGGAAGAAAGACTCTTCCTAA